GTAGCTAACGTATTGCAGCTCGGAATTGCCGTTGTAGCTCTGAATTGGAAATACAGAACGGAAAGCAGCTTCAAGACCGTATTGACCTTCAGGATCCTGTTCGATGAATTTTTCGAACGAATCGAGCTGGATCGATAGCAGGTATGGAATGTCCAACACTTGTGGACGAGTACCAAAGTCCTTACGGATGCGCTTTTTCTCGGTATAAGAGTAAACCATGGGGTTCCTCAGCTCGCTGATAAGTGACCCAAACTGTCTCCAATCGTTATGAGACAGTGACTAACACCTGTTTGATTGTAGTGACATTTCATTAAGAACTAATGAAATGTTTTTTGCTAGGAACTTGGGTGCTCAAACAGCGGAAAAATCACCCAACCCCTACAGCGCAAAAAGGCCGGTGGTTATAAAACCACCAGCCATTAGCCGTTAGGCTAAGAAACTATGCAATAATTACTTAACAGTAACACTTGCACCAGCTTCTTCTAGCTGAGCTTTAAGAGCTTCAGCTTCATCTTTCTCGATGCCTTCTTTTAGAGGTGCAGGTGCGCCGTCTACTAGAGCTTTAGCTTCTTTAAGACCTAGGCCAGTTGCGCCACGTACTGCTTTGATTACAGCAACTTTGTTACCGCCAGCAGATTCTAGGATTACGTCGAATTCAGTTTGCTCAGCAGCAGCTTCGCCACCAGCAGCGCCGCCAGCTACAACAGCAGCAGCAGCAGAAACACCGAATTTCTCTTCCATTGCTTCGATTAGTTCAACAACTTGCATTACAGACATTTCTGCAACTGCGTCTAGGATTTGCTCGTTAGTAATAGACATAACAATTCTCTTTTAAAATCAACAATAAGTTTAATTAGCAACCAGTAAAAAGCAAGGCTTACGCCGCAGCTTCTTCTTTTTGATCGCGTAGTGCAGCGATAGTGCGAACCAGCTTGCCAGCAGAAGCTTCTTTCATGCACATCATTAGGCGTGCAATAGCTTCGTCGTAAGTTGGTAGTGTCGCTAGTACTTCAGCGTCAGTTAGCGCGCCTTCAAATGCAGCAGCTTTGATCTCGAAGTCAGTGTTCTCTTTAGCGAAGTCTTTGAAAAGACGCGCTGCAGCACCTGGGTGCTCGTTAGAGAATGCGATTAGAGTAGGACCAGTGAAAGTGTCTGTTAGACACTCGTAGTCAGTACCTTCAACCGCACGACGCATAAGTGTGTTACGAACAACTCGTACATAAACACCCGCTTCACGAGCTTGTTTACGTAGAGAAGTCATCGCGCCCACTTCAACGCCACGAGAGTCAGCTACAACTGCAGAAAGTGCACCACTGGCAGCTTCGTTGACTTCAGCAACAATTGCTTTTTTGTCTTGAAGGTTTAAAGCCATCTTGGATTTACTCCTGGTTGTCGTTACACCACTCACTATCATCACGACAGTGAGAGTTATTGAGGTGCTTCCCAGAAGAAAGGTAACTATTTACATAGAGCTTTCTGTCAGTTCGGGCACCATCTACGTAGGATAATTAAGTCATCATTTGTTAAACAAACTCAGACACCTACGGTCTTGGACGGAGACTGGGTATTAATTCTTACAGAACCAAAGTTCAGCCCCAACCACAAATATTAGGCGCGAAATTATACACAAATTTCACGCCTAAGCAAATATATTAGCTTGCTAGAGTGTTCAGGCTAGTCTGATCAACAGCAACACCAGCACCCATAGTAGTAGAGATGCTTACTTTCTGCAGGAATGTACCCTTAGCAGAAGACGGCTTAGCTTTCTTCAGAGCCACTAGAAGTGCTTCTAGGTTCTCTTTGATCTGCTCAGCAGAGAAGTTTGCTTTACCGATAGTAGTGTGGATGATGCCGTTTTTGTCGTTACGGTAACGAACCTGACCAGCTTTAGCGTTCTTAACCGCTTCAGCAACGTTAGGAGTTACAGTACCAACTTTAGGGTTTGGCATAAGACCGCGAGGACCTAGGATAGTACCTAGTTGACCTACAACGCGCATTGCATCTGGAGAAGCAACAACTACGTCGAAGTTCATTTCGCCTTTCTTAACTTGCTCAGCAAGATCTTCCATGCCAACGATGTCTGCGCCAGCTTCTTTAGCTGCTTCAGCGTTTGCACCTTGAGTGAACACTGCAACGCGGATTTCGCGGCCAGTACCGTGAGGTAGTACAGTTGCACCACGTACGTTCTGGTCAGATTTACGAGCATCGATGCCTAGGTTAACAGCAACGTCTACAGACTCAACGAATTTAGCAGTCGCTAGTTCTTGAAGAAGAGCGACAGCTTCGTTGATTTCGTATTCTTTAGTTACGTCAACTTTTTCGCGGATAACGCGCATGCGCTTAGTTAGTTTAGCCATCTTATTAACCCTCTACCACTAGGCCCATTGAACGAGCAGTACCAGCGATTGAACGCTTCATTGCTTCGATGTCAGCACCAGTCATATCAGCAGCTTTAGTTTCTGCGATTTCTTGGATTTGAGCGTCAGTTACTGTACCCACTTTTTCAGTGTTTGGACGACCTGAACCAGACTTAACGCCAGCCGCTTTCTTAAGAAGAACTGCAGCAGGTGGAGTCTTAGTGATGAACGTGAAAGAACGGTCGTTGTATACAGTGATAACAACAGGAGTCGGTAGACCTTTCTCGATAGATTCTGTTTTCGCGTTAAACGCTTTACAGAATTCCATGATGTTTACACCGTGTTGACCTAGAGCAGGACCAACTGGTGGACTTGGGTTTGCCATACCAGCAGCAACTTGCAGCTTGATGTAAGCTTCAACTTTCTTAGCCATGATTATTCCTAATTTTGGGTACTAACGCTAACCAACTGATCAGCTCCCCGTTGATATAAATTCTTTTCATTCTGGATTAAAACTTACGTTTCATCCAAAATAATAAGGCGCGAAATTATAGTCATAATTCGCGCCTTGCACAACCCTTAAAAGGTGATTTTTTATACTCTTTAAATCAGAGTATTAGTCCAGTTTTTCAACCTGACCAAATTCAAGCTCAACTGGTGTTGCTCGACCAAAGATCGATACAGACACTTTCATGCGGCTCTTCTCATAATCCACTTCTTCAACTGTACCGTTGAAGTCAGCAAATGGACCGTCAGTAACACGCACTACTTCGCCCGCTTCGTACATAGTACGTGGACGAGGAGACTCACTCGCTTTCTCAAGACGGTTGAGGATAGCATCAGCTTCTTTATCAGTGATAGGAGCTGGACGGTCAGAGGTACCACCAATGAAGCCCATGACACGCGGCACACTACGTACTAAGTGCCATGATTCATCGTTCATAATCATTTGAACGAGGACGTAACCTGGGAAGAACTTACGCTCAGACTTTCGACGTTGGCCTGCACGCATTTCCACTACTTCTTCAGTAGGGACGAGAACTTCACCAAATAGCTCTTCCATGCCATGCATTTTGATATGCTCACGAAGAGACTGCGCTACACGGCCTTCAAATCCAGAGAAGGCTTGCACTACATACCAACGTTTTTTAGGAGCTTCACTCATGAATTAAAACCCTCTATACCCCAGTCACAAAGTTGACAAGACGAACCATAATGCCGTCGATGCCCCAAAGTGCTAGAGCCATTACTATACTTACAGCTAAAACGATCAAAGTAGTTTGCATAGTTTCTTGGCGTGTTGGCCAAACCACTTTGCGAACTTCCATACGAGATTCTTTAGCGAACTCAATCGCAGCTTTACCTTTTGTTGTTGTAGCAGCAGCACCAAGTGCCGCAGCAATCAGTACAACAACACCTGCAGCGCGAATCACTACAGACATTTCACCATACAGGTAATTACCCACAACAGCGGCAACTAGCAGAACAAAAGTGACAATCCACTTGAAGAAATCTGCGCCATTTGAGCTTTCAGGAGTTTCAGCATTATTTGCTTTCATAAAACCAAACCTGTCACAAGTCTTACATACAGACAACAACCCCGCTGTTGCAGGGCAAATCCATGAAACGACAACCTTAACTCGATTGACGTACTCTTTCTAAATGACCAAGAAGTAACCTCTCGGACAAAGAATTCTGCTTACTATTTGTTTGGACGATAAAATGAACAAACATTAAATTTAGTGCAGAAAAAGGGCATCAAATGATGCCCTTTTTGCTACTGGTTCGTCAAATCTTATTCAAAGATTTTTCAGAAGTCTTCAGCAATTCCTAAGAATTAGTCGAAGATCTTAGCAACAACACCAGCACCTACTGTACGGCCACCTTCACGGATAGCGAAACGTAGACCTTCATCCATTGCGATTGGAGCGATTAGCTCTACTTGCATTTGGATGTTGTCGCCAGGCATTACCATTTCTACGCCTTCTGGTAGAGAGATATCACCAGTTACGTCAGTTGTACGGAAGTAGAACTGTGGACGGTAGCCTTTGAAGAATGGAGTGTGACGACCACCTTCATCTTTAGACAGTACGTATACTTCTGATTCGAACTTAGTGTGTGGGTTGATTGACTTAGGAGCCGCTAGTACTTGACCACGCTCTACTTCGTCACGCTTAGTACCACGTAGAAGGGCACCAACGTTCTCACCCGCACGACCTTCGTCTAGAAGCTTACGGAACATTTCAACACCAGTACAAGTCGTTGTTGTAGTTTCTTTAATACCTACGATTTCGACTTCATCACCTACTGTTAGGATACCGCGCTCGATACGACCAGTTACTACTGTACCACGACCTTGGATTGAGAATACGTCTTCGATTGGTAGTAGGAATGGTTGGTCTACTGCACGCTCTGGCTCTGGGATGTAAGAGTCTAGTGCTTCAGCAAGCTCAACGATCTTGTCTTCCCACTGCTTCTCGCCGTTTAGTGCGCCTAGTGCAGAACCTTGGATAACTGGTAGGTCATCACCTGGGAAGTCGTACTCAGATAGAAGTTCACGAACTTCCATTTCTACTAGCTCTAGTAGCTCTTCATCGTCAACCATGTCACATTTGTTCATGAATACGATGATGTATGGGATACCAACCTGACGGCCTAGTAGGATGTGCTCACGAGTTTGTGGCATTGGGCCATCTGTCGCAGCAACAACTAGGATACCACCGTCCATCTGTGCAGCACCTGTGATCATGTTTTTAACATAATCCGCGTGTCCTGGACAGTCTACGTGTGCGTAGTGACGAGTTGGAGTGTCGTACTCAACGTGAGATGTTGCGATTGTGATACCGCGCTCACGCTCTTCTGGAGCGTTATCGATAGATGCGAAGTCTTTCGCTTCACCGCCGTACACTTTAGCAAGAGTTGTACAGATTGCAGCAGTTAGAGTTGTTTTACCGTGGTCAACGTGGCCGATAGTACCAACGTTTACGTGCGGTTTCGTACGTTCAAATTTTTCTTTAGACATGAGTTGTCCCTCTAGGTACGGATTTAGGTGGCTTTGATGACCACGCAACCAAAAAGTATTGGTGAAAAACTTACTTTCAAACACTAAACGTAGTTTAGTCGAAAGAAAGTATCAAAAGGAAAGCTTTGCTTAAGAGCTGGTGCTGATAGGCAGACTCGAACTGCCGACCTCATCCTTACCAAGGATGCGCTCTACCACCTGAGCTATATCAGCACTCAAATTAGAGTGGAGCGGGCAGCGGGAATCGAACCCGCATCATCAGCTTGGAAGGCTGAGGTAATAGCCATTATACGATGCCCGCAACACGTAACTCTGAGAGCTATTTCCTTAAGGAATATGGTGGAGGGGGACGGATTCGAACCATCGAAGGCAGTGCCAGCAGATTTACAGTCTGATCCCTTTGGCCACTCGGGAACCCCTCCAAATTTTTCATCCATTCTCACTACTAAAGGAGAGAATGGTGCCGACTACCGGAATCGAACTGGTGACCTACTGATTACAAGTCAGTTGCTCTACCTACTGAGCTAAGTCGGCATAAGTGGTGCGCATTCTATTGAAGGAATCTCTACCTTGCAATAGCTAATTTAAAAAAAAATGCGATTTTAGCCAGTTTCTGTTTATTTGCTGAAAAATCGCACAATTCACTCGATAAAAGCGCTTATCTCCGCCGAGTTATTTGGCAATTTGCGCCGGTTGTTGTATTTTCGCAGCTCTCTATCGCGAATCTCAGTTAGGAAGACTATGACGCCATATCTCTCTTTTAATCGTCAGCAATGGGCCGAATTGCGAAATTCTGTCCCGATGACGCTATCCGAAGAGGATCTTATCGAGCTGCAGGGCGTCAATGAAAGCCTAACCATGGAAGAAGCCGTCGAGATCTACCTACCACTTGCACGTTTGCTCAACTTATATGTTGCCGCTAGGCAAAGCCGTAATTCTGTTCTCAACAACTTTTTGGACAATCAAGAGAGCGCACCACCTTTTATTATTGGCATCGCAGGTAGTGTTGCCGTAGGCAAAAGCACAACGGCTCGTCTTCTTAAAGCGCTACTTTCTCGCTGGGAAAACCACCCTAAGGTTGAACTAGTGACAACCGACGGTTTCCTCTATCCCAAAAAGGTATTGAACGAACGCGGAATCATGCATCGTAAAGGTTTTCCAGAATCTTATGATATCAAGCGTTTGGTTGAGTTTGTGTCGGATATGAAAGCCGGAAAACCTAATCTCGAGGTTCCCGTCTACTCACATATCACCTATGACATTACCGACAATGTTAAAGTGGTAGACCGTCCGGATGTTCTGATTATTGAAGGGCTGAATGTTCTACAAAGTGGTATGGACTATCCACACGATCCACATCGCGTGTTTGTATCAGATTTCCTCGACTTCTCCCTATATGTCGATGCAGAGTGCGATGTTATTGAACAATGGTACGTAGAACGCTTCCTGAAATTCCGCTTAGGAGCCTTCACCAAACCGGGGTCTTACTTTAGTCACTATACCGAACTAACTGAGAAAGCGGCGATCGACAAGGCACACTCAATCTGGCAGTCCATCAACGGCATCAACCTTACGGCCAATATCTTACCGACCAGAGGGCGGGCTCAGCTGATCTTGAAAAAAGGTCAAGATCATAGAGTTGAAAAAGTATTGCTCAGAAAGTAGTTAGAGTACCAATAGTTGATCTCGCAATATCACTCTCCTATTGCAAAGCCTTACTTGCATTTATGCCACTTTATTGAGAATAGCCCTAAGTTTGAGTGGTTTAACGGGTTTAGGAACGAAGCTAAACCCATTAGACTTGATACCTTCCATCATATCGTTAGTTCGGTCAGCACTGATGATCACTCCTTTAAAGCTATCTCCTAAACGCAACCGACATTGTTGTAGTACTTCAAGCCCAGTGCGACCGTTATCCAGACGATAGTCGGAGAGAATCACATCCGGCAGCCATTCTTCGTCGATGCACTGCAGGCTGGTGACAATATCGGTCGCCGTGCGTACATTGCATCCCCAACGTGCCAGCAAGCTTTCCATCCCAACCAAGATTTCCTGCTCATTATCGACACAAAGTACATTGAGGTGACTGAGGTCAGAGACTGCAGCAGAGGGCACGATTTGCGGCCGTACCAAAGCCTCCTCACTGCGATTGAGTGCGATTGAGAACACGCTGCCTTTATTGGGCCATGAACGCATAGATATTTGATGTCCGAGCACGTGGGCAATACCTTTCGAGATTGCTAATCCAAGTCCAAGCCCTTGATCCGAACGAACCTGACTGCCACGGGTAAACTCTTCAAAAATTTCCTGTTGCTTGTCTTCATCGATACCTGCGCCGTTATCCCAGACTTCAATCCTCGCTTGTTGTCCAACCCGTCTTACCCCGAGCACTACCTTACCCTTGGGGTTATAACGGAAAGCGTTGGTCAGGAAGTTCTGTATCACTCTGCGAAGCAGCTTCGGGTCAGATTGGACTATCAACTGACTTGGCACCATCTCAAATTCAATCCCCTGTTGTTTTGCTAGCGCACTGAATTCAGCGTTTAGATTGGAGAGAACGTCATTAATGGCAAAGCCATGCACATTGATATCGAGCTTGCCCGACTCCAAACGAGAGATATCAAGCAAGTCACCGATCAGGTCTTCAGCGGCCTCCAAGGCGCTTTCGATATGCTTGGAGAGGCGCTTAGTTTCCTCTTGTTGTGCTACCTCAGATAATGACGATGCAAACAAACGGGCAGCATTAAGTGGCTGCATCAAATCATGACTGACCGCCGCAAGAAAGCGCGATTTCGATTGAGATTCATGCTCAGAGCGTTGAGTGGCAGACACCAGCTGTTTGTTCAATTGCTCCAGCTCCTGAGTTCGTTCATGGACTCGCTCTTCCAAACTTTCATTGGCATCCTTGAGTGCCTGCTCTGCATCACGGAATACCGTTATGTCAGTAAAACTCATGACAAAGCCTCCCCCTGGCATCGGATTCCCCTGCACTTCAATAACCCGACCATCAGGCCGGACTCGTGAAGACGTATGACGGGTGCCTTGCTCAAGGTGATAAATGCGACGACGGACATGATCATCTGGATCGCCAGGACCACACAGCCCTTGCTCAGCGTTGTGGCGAATGACATCCGCGATCGGTCTACCCACCTGGATCAACCCTTGAGGAAATACAAACAACTCCAGATAACGCTGGTTCCACGCCACCAGCCTAAGCTGTCTGTCCACCACAGCGATCCCTTGCCCTATATGTTCAATCGCTCCTTGGAGGAGACCTCGGCTAAAGTCATACAACTCAGAGGCTTCATCGACAATAGTCGCAACTTCTTCTAACTGCATGTTGCGCCCTTGCAGAGCAGAGGTCAGAACCAATTTTGCTGAAGAGGCACCAAAAACACCAGCCAGTACCCGCTCCGTGTGACGAATGAAACTCGCGGTGGCCTGCTGATTAGGCAACATGGCTTCGTGCTGCTGAGCCCAATACTGTTCAAAGGCGCTACGTACCCGCTTTCGGCCAACAAACCGTGATGCCAGCATTTCCAACTCACCCACCGTCACTCG
This window of the Vibrio neptunius genome carries:
- the rplL gene encoding 50S ribosomal protein L7/L12 — protein: MSITNEQILDAVAEMSVMQVVELIEAMEEKFGVSAAAAVVAGGAAGGEAAAEQTEFDVILESAGGNKVAVIKAVRGATGLGLKEAKALVDGAPAPLKEGIEKDEAEALKAQLEEAGASVTVK
- the rplJ gene encoding 50S ribosomal protein L10 translates to MALNLQDKKAIVAEVNEAASGALSAVVADSRGVEVGAMTSLRKQAREAGVYVRVVRNTLMRRAVEGTDYECLTDTFTGPTLIAFSNEHPGAAARLFKDFAKENTDFEIKAAAFEGALTDAEVLATLPTYDEAIARLMMCMKEASAGKLVRTIAALRDQKEEAAA
- the rplA gene encoding 50S ribosomal protein L1; translation: MAKLTKRMRVIREKVDVTKEYEINEAVALLQELATAKFVESVDVAVNLGIDARKSDQNVRGATVLPHGTGREIRVAVFTQGANAEAAKEAGADIVGMEDLAEQVKKGEMNFDVVVASPDAMRVVGQLGTILGPRGLMPNPKVGTVTPNVAEAVKNAKAGQVRYRNDKNGIIHTTIGKANFSAEQIKENLEALLVALKKAKPSSAKGTFLQKVSISTTMGAGVAVDQTSLNTLAS
- the rplK gene encoding 50S ribosomal protein L11; the encoded protein is MAKKVEAYIKLQVAAGMANPSPPVGPALGQHGVNIMEFCKAFNAKTESIEKGLPTPVVITVYNDRSFTFITKTPPAAVLLKKAAGVKSGSGRPNTEKVGTVTDAQIQEIAETKAADMTGADIEAMKRSIAGTARSMGLVVEG
- the nusG gene encoding transcription termination/antitermination protein NusG; this translates as MSEAPKKRWYVVQAFSGFEGRVAQSLREHIKMHGMEELFGEVLVPTEEVVEMRAGQRRKSERKFFPGYVLVQMIMNDESWHLVRSVPRVMGFIGGTSDRPAPITDKEADAILNRLEKASESPRPRTMYEAGEVVRVTDGPFADFNGTVEEVDYEKSRMKVSVSIFGRATPVELEFGQVEKLD
- the secE gene encoding preprotein translocase subunit SecE, giving the protein MKANNAETPESSNGADFFKWIVTFVLLVAAVVGNYLYGEMSVVIRAAGVVVLIAAALGAAATTTKGKAAIEFAKESRMEVRKVVWPTRQETMQTTLIVLAVSIVMALALWGIDGIMVRLVNFVTGV
- the tuf gene encoding elongation factor Tu, translating into MSKEKFERTKPHVNVGTIGHVDHGKTTLTAAICTTLAKVYGGEAKDFASIDNAPEERERGITIATSHVEYDTPTRHYAHVDCPGHADYVKNMITGAAQMDGGILVVAATDGPMPQTREHILLGRQVGIPYIIVFMNKCDMVDDEELLELVEMEVRELLSEYDFPGDDLPVIQGSALGALNGEKQWEDKIVELAEALDSYIPEPERAVDQPFLLPIEDVFSIQGRGTVVTGRIERGILTVGDEVEIVGIKETTTTTCTGVEMFRKLLDEGRAGENVGALLRGTKRDEVERGQVLAAPKSINPHTKFESEVYVLSKDEGGRHTPFFKGYRPQFYFRTTDVTGDISLPEGVEMVMPGDNIQMQVELIAPIAMDEGLRFAIREGGRTVGAGVVAKIFD
- the coaA gene encoding type I pantothenate kinase, encoding MTPYLSFNRQQWAELRNSVPMTLSEEDLIELQGVNESLTMEEAVEIYLPLARLLNLYVAARQSRNSVLNNFLDNQESAPPFIIGIAGSVAVGKSTTARLLKALLSRWENHPKVELVTTDGFLYPKKVLNERGIMHRKGFPESYDIKRLVEFVSDMKAGKPNLEVPVYSHITYDITDNVKVVDRPDVLIIEGLNVLQSGMDYPHDPHRVFVSDFLDFSLYVDAECDVIEQWYVERFLKFRLGAFTKPGSYFSHYTELTEKAAIDKAHSIWQSINGINLTANILPTRGRAQLILKKGQDHRVEKVLLRK